ACTTTGCCCAACTCTGTGGAGGAAGAAAACCAATCTTTAGGCTGCCCATTAATAACTATGGAAAAATAAGCATTTAGCAGACACCCCTAACCCAACTCCTTCACCTAACAAACACCAAAGCCTTTCCTCCTAATGTCCCTATCCAAAGAATCCCAACTAACTCTACCATTAGCCTTCTCAAAGTCTAATCAAAACACAAGATAACTCTTCTTTCCATAATGAACTATGTGGATTGCATAAATAATTGGGAGTTGGAATACCCCCTAAGCATATGACATAATTTTGAATTGCTCTATGGTCATAGTTTTGCATATACTAGGAATACACCTTAAGTTTTGGAAACCCTAACTCTCCACTGCAAAAAATAAAACATGCACAGAGACACACAAAACAAACCCACctccccccccgcccccccccaaaacaaaaaaacgggggaaaaaaaatgaaaatctttTCCTCTTCTCCCTCCCACGACTAAACTGCTTACAGTTGCAGTGGAAGCTTGACAGAGCTCAGGATTTGTTGTACCAATCTTATATTGTGAAACTAAAGGGCTGGCTTGCGACACTATGTAGAGTGGATAATATAGATTTCAGTTTTTCCTAGTTGAATCTTTTTGCTGCTTCAATTAATTTTCATGTGTCAACTTATGATGGGATTTTTCGCTCCCTTTGTAGGTACTTATCTCTAGGTAATTTGCGAGATGCAAACTATCTTATGGATGAGGTTAAGAAGCAAATCAAATCAAAGCAGCTTGACTTCCCAGAGTCAGAATTGACACAGCTCATCAATTATCTTTTGCAAACGTAAGTTATATTTCCTTTTTTCATATCTTTTCATTTCTGTTAAATTCTGATCTGCGAGTGGAATATTTGTGTTTTTATCATAAGCTGGAGAAAGCTGGCCGGGGTGCTGGATCCTGAAAGTAGAATTTGGAAGCTAATGATGCAGCtcctcatttaaaaaaaaatataaaaaagaagaaagggaaaggaATGTGTTacaatatgtataaaaaaaaaaaaaaacaaacgaaCAAACTACTAGTAGTCTCCCTTTCATTTGTTTTTTGGGTGGTCACCATGATCATAGAAATAGCATAAAGATGAAGTTGATATAACGTTTTACAAGCCCATGCTATCCCAACCTACACAATGTAAAGGTCCAGATTGTGGGAGTATTGTGAATTTAATAAGGCATATGCCAATATTACTAGAGATTTTTCATTAGCTGCACTTTTTATTAGCTATATGATTCCCAGTATTGAGTCAGTATTTTCTGGAAATGTAGCCTGTTTTGGAATTTATAAAAGATGGGGATGATTGGATATATTTAATTGTTTAGCATTATTGCAATGCAGGTTGCAGAGAGATGCTTTGCCTCTTTTTAATATGTTGAGACAGAATTACAAGCCAAGCATAGACAGAGAACTTGCATTTACTGAGGTGCATTTTATTGtttgatagtttttttttttttttttgatattatTGCTGCTGGTTGACACTTGTTGAATTGAAttctaataaaaattattttgtagTTGCTAGATGAAATTGCGGAGAGGTTTTATGGAGTACCGCGCAGAAATCCCATGCAAGGCATGTTTGGGGATTTATTTAAGGTGATTATGCATTTCACAGAAAAATTCCTGCTTTTTTAGATTAGTCCTGTCGCTTAGTGGTCTACAATTCCTTGCGTGGAGATCAGTCCATTTAAAATAAATCATTTTTCAGCTTTCAGAATTGGAGTTACATGGAAAACTTCACCccttttgttgttgttgttgtgcaGATGATGGGAGGGGCATAGCAGTGGCTTCAATCCATTGCGACTTGATGGATCCCGCAAATGTTTGTATGTTTGTTTCTATTGTGCATTCGTTAGTACCATTGAGAAAAAAATTGTTCCCATTTTTGTTGGTGAGACTCTGGAAAAACTCTCAACAATTGGAATGAAACTGCAATTATAGTTGCACCATGAAATTTCACTTCGGGCCTGTATTATCATTAGTGCATTTCCCTCCctacaagcaatgacttggaattcTGTAATCCTTTAGCAAATTTCGGTGCGCCACTGGGCAGGCATTGGGGAGGTTTGTGTACAAGGTTTTGTACGCCTCTTTGCAGCTATTTAGACTCGCACACTATAGAAATTGTGTGCATGTAAAGATGTTGCCGAAGTTGGGCGAACTGAAAGATAAAATGGAGCCTAATCCCTATAAATCTTCCTCAAGATTATCTCTTCTTCCACCCCTCTCTCATACCTACTAttaaattaatttgaaaaaaagaaaagggcaaaaagGGAAGGGATTTCAGAAGGCCGGCAgcgaaattttttatttttatttttatttttgtgtggGGTTTGGTAGGCAAAAGTGATAAGCTTTAAAGTATACAACAAAATAGTCCTTGAAAACTAAATTGTTCCATGCTGCTGATGCTAGGAACCATGCTGCTGATTCAGACTAAATAGATGGCTGTTTTGTATCAGCATCaggaattataaaaaaaaaaaaaaaaaaaaaggggggggggggtgtttgcGTGTGGATAAGATACTAATCCTCGTTTGGCCAAAAAAAAGTAGGGatgttttttaagattttaaaaattttattacctcccttgaggttttaaGAGTTTTAAAGATcttccctaaggtttcaaaaattctattCGTCTTGTTTTAAGAATTTTAGGGTCCTCTTTAGAGATTTATCTaaaagaaacaaattttttttttttttttctgaaaagaGACAAGTCTTTTAAAGGGACGTCTGTGTCTTTTTGACTTATTTCAAAGGAGGTATGTAACACTTTTAAAATATTAGGTGTCACGACATActcattttttcacattttttttttttttatatatatcttCAAAAAATCAATACTACACATCTTATATttcagctcagcaggtcacaattcACGTGGACTCGTGGATACCAGGGGTACATTAggacatacagcagaagcctacgcagcagaaaatgtataatcatattcataccattatatcatacatcacaatgtaccagagttattacaatcgctatattttcatatatacatcccaaaaatgaaatctatggacaattcccacaaaaacatgctatccctaccaaaaacttacccttaaaaaaaaagggcagataaaccacactatgtcagcggggcttttcccgctttcctatctgggactcctgaaaaatttgtaaaatttaggggtgagacacctctcagtaagggaaataaactaataccagtgtgtgtcaacatgagtattctgtgttctacatataccatacataagatattcaatactgtttatcaaatctgggaaacatatatatatatcgaaacatggtagaacatattgcattttcataaacatttctcatctcatatcattataataataacataaaacaatcctggtaggttagctgactgttgtcatgtattaccttcacatgactgggttgtgtggctcgaaggcgggacctgacaatggttgacttaccactgccaagtcaatagtctagtctgtaggttcgatgggtctaTCCGGACTgatccatacaccaggggcggtaacaacacacttcttgaaaaataaccacatcgaccatccaatctcacaccactccgtacagcggcgttaacacaaatatcatgatcacgaagaccatggatacatagcaacggtaccgtgcaagtgctagcctagaccaagccaactaggttctgatatcatatatatatactaaaatcgtgatatatggataactcatatcattaattatcatatcatttttcacatatacatatatcatgaaaatcatcagcccgtacgccggtatttcacttTTAATCACagagcttggcccgtacgccgaaaaatcacatagcacagcccgtatgctggcaaatcacatagctcggcctgtacgccgacaaatcacatagcacagcttgtacgctggcaaatctcatccacatagcacgacccgtacgccagcaaacatatccacataaatatccatatcatccacattcccagaaaacagtatttcccaacatttttactcatgccacacaatcggattttcacatattcaacatatcatcatttaagcaatattttccaaatataaatcatatatatataaatatatacatttttcGTAAATGAgattctatataaatatatacatacattttctcaaaacaaactagcttaatttatccccttacctgattcctgcaaagctcttaagaaaatcttccctgcacccgcagggttcccaactcaacaccctgaaaatggaaATTCCTAGTAATAAAGTTCAGTATTTTAAAGCATATAATACTTTCCCTAATtgtcaaaaacccaaatattgagtagaaagtttttactCAAAAGTATTCAAGTCTAACACCTGAGGGATTCCCTGACtaataccctaaaactgaaaaccctcagtattaaacttcagtattttcatgcgtacaacatttcttataactagtgTAAGActaaatatgacttaaaaagccttacctcaactttgggatgatttccaactagctttcttccatgatccgctccagcagatttggagagaattccgccaggagcgtcgtggtgacttcggattgtcgatccggcgaagatctGGCCTGAAATCgacaaaagaaaaagagaaaatcgAAGGGAAGTGAGAGAGAAAAGAGATGGCTTCCTTAATAAgataaaaatttggatttttgtatatatataaaacaggggattcgtcgacgagcccgttcttcgtcgacgagtccttcacaaatttcatcaacgagaccctgtatttgtcgacgaaattcaagctgcctcaaaatctctctcggtattttcttattgacgaagccctgtgttcgtccacgaattctcttaagccttcatcgGCGAAACCCTGTGTTTATCGACGAAACTTGGTAGCTTCCCTTCTTTCCCAACttccatttcctttttttttttttattgtttaaagaccatttttattcgggtcgttacattaggACAGGTCAATAATCTCAAAAAATCTTTCTAATGTTGTTTTGTCAAATGGTAAGGAAGGTTAGTGCCTTTTGtcctaagaaaaaaaattataaattgaaaAGCTGTAGttaaaaacaaaaacatataAGTGAAAATTGACAAActatttaattgatatttttaaaatataaaaaattagaaaaattaattgggtagaaaaaaattaataaatatgattaaaattgtgaaaataaaaaagaatacaacaTAAGTGATTATagaaaaagtaaaattttaattatatacttaattattttatattaaaatagtttttcaaTATTCCAAGAACAGTCATATGCTATGTGGGGATCAACAAGGTAAAAGAATttgaataattttaattattttttcaatttctaaaaatactttgttcgagtatttattttaatttggcaTGAAATTTTGAACCTACAACATCCAACACAAAAATCTCAAACTCATAATATTGAAAAGTCTTCAGGTAACgcataatgattaaataaaagtaaatttTAGAAATTGAAAAACCAACAAATAGATATTAAAAGCTCCAACACGAATAAATAAATGTTTGTCACCATCTGATAAAATCAGTTACGATCGAGCAAACCGCTTTCATCATTTGTACAAGACTGCAGTTCGCATCCTTCTCATAAACGAAAGGAGAATTATTTTACATGGCTCGTCAAATAAAGCACAGAAGATGAGAGTCGTACAAACTATTCATCTTCAATAAAAAACATCACCCCATTTTCCTTCTTGAAGTTATGCGTAGTGTGATCCACCACCTGCACACAGAAACCAAATCCAAATTTACTAATATTAATGGACAAGATTGCAACAATGGCCCTAGAGTGGTTGACGAGGAAAAATGCTTATAACAAAACAGAGCAAAGGAGGCACTTGGATGAATGTAACCTTCAACCCCCACTTTTAAAACATACACCCTTACCCGTGCACAAGAACAGACCAGCGACGACTTGATTATATTTGTGTTGGTCTAGCAAGAAAATCTAAATGGCCGGTTCATATTGGGAGGAGAATGAGCAACTTTGTTGTACTGGAAGCAATAACGGCACAGGTAAAACGTAATAGCTCGGGCTACTGTCAATATCTATATTCATGTACATATCCAAATATATATGCATTAAAGCAAAATATAGTCAATAACGAATATAATGAGTACTTTCACCAAAATATTGCAGAGTTAATCGATAAAATCCCATCAACTGTAGTACCGAAAGTATTTACTAGAATGTGGTAGCCCCGTCGTGTGAAATTGAATCTAGTGAATTGAACTTCATCAATGAACTTGAATTTACTAAATTTTATTTAGCTCGAGAATGCTATAATATTTCCACAAATACAATAAATTAGTAATCTCTCCATTAAAACTACAATACTTGGTAAAAAATCCCAAATATAACCCATAATTCATTAGCAAGCTAACAAGGATTCTGGAATTTATAAGAACCTGGACTGCACAATCTCATCGACATCTTCTTGTCAACAAAATATGGCGTAGCCTGATCCTCAAAATAAAACAAGAAGCCTGCCTGTTATTTTGCCCTCAACTGCAAAAGCTCCTTAATTAATTCCAACAACTACATCACTCAAGTACTGGAAAGCCTGAAATTGTCAGGCTAGAAAACAAGATGCGACCACAAAATCATACGTATAGGAAAGTTATAAACCAGCTCTTTCACCTGAATATTGAAAATTAAAGGACGGGTGTTCCCAATGGGTGAAGAAAGGTCATCCAAGATTAGGTTAACCAACTGGCCATGTTTAACCATTTACATCAACTATGGAGCTTGGCATGAGAAAAGGTATCTTCTGGTTTTGCATTTGAATTCCTTATCTTTCCTAGTGTGGTACAAAAATTTGTGTCAAACATGGCatgttatgaaatatgttgaGAGAAAGAAATGGGAGTATACAGCCATAAACTTAGTAGCAGCTTGGTAAATGCATCACCAAAGGCATACGAAAGTAGGTGTTAATAGAGAGAAAAAGGGCATTAATATGCTCACATTTGTGTTGCTTAGTTCTAAGTTGTAGAAGTCCATAGCATCAGCTGTGAACAGAGGTCCAGCATGCCATGTCCCACGATTAAGCTTCAAAAACTTAGGACCTGAAATTCTGAAAGCACAGACATCGCTAACAGCAGGAGGCACATAGAAATGGCCACAATGTGAGCGCACAACATTCTTCCCATGCTCATCACCTTCAATTTCATTTGAATCCAACATGGATGACTTGGCAACTCCAAGATACCAAACATGGCCGCCAATTGAACCAAGGCACTGAGTCACACTTGCATGGTGTGTGATCGCAAAAAACTGACGTGACCGGCCCTCGAGATGCATGATGTAGAACCTGTTATATAAATAAATGTTCTGTCAAAAGCCCCAATAAACGAGCTTTGGTCTTCTTCTATAATTACGTAACTTGATGTCCACATATAAGTGCCCAGCCTAATCAACAGTGGTTAAGGCTCTTGCTAATTGGGAAAAGAGAAAATAGCAGGAAactatagaaaataaagagtaataaggaaattaaataagaaaacaaagaaacaacTAAAGGGAAAAGGCCAAATTAAGGGGAAAAAGATACAATTAGGATCTGAGTATCAATAATGCCATCTCCCATGAAATGTACATATTAAAGATTTTAGATAGGCTTGAACTTTACATTTAAATAATGAAACAGAAAAGAGAAATGATAATAAATCTCTAAATAACTAAAATCTAAAATAAACCCAAAcaatttcaaataataaaattagTAATAAAACTAAATATCAAATCTTCTTTGTTCTTCCACGTTAAAGATGATAGTTAATCGTACTTCCTATTGTATAGCAGCCTGTAACTCCCAGATTTGAACTTGTGCTACTGTGCTACGCAGATGAACTCTTCCCAAAGGACCAAGTTCAACAATGCAAAGGGCTAGGAACTCGTTGTCATACAAATAAATTAGGACTCCGGCTCCGCTCCTTTTCATGTAGAGGATATGACAATATAAGCCATTTTCTCTAATCAACAGATAAATTCAAAGGATAATATTCATGTAGTTATGAGAAATTTCCGTTCGTCTTTTTCCCATTGTAATTGCATCATGTAGCCTTTGAGAGTTAATACTTTGAAAAATTACATGTATATTTTTGTTacgaatatttttttttaaaaaagaaagacTGTTTGATGAACAAATATATGTGACTATGATCTGAAATACATAGGACGTGATCTCTGTAATAGAAAGGAGAGGAACTACAGCCTAAAAATGTGAGGAAAAGCATATACGAGAAATTATACTGGGGACCTTTCCCTTGACGTGTCCATGTGCTTGCATTTTAGATGTTAAATATGTTATCAGACATGTAAAAAGGCAAGATTCAtgcaaaacacattaaacaatgtcAATAAAAGGAGTGGTAAATATATGGTAGCATGGTAAGTAGTTTTAGTGCGATTAAGATTCATATTTACTATTTTGCCTCCTTACTCTTTAttcatttttatgaaaaattttataGAACAGACAAATGAGAAACCAAGGATTTCCAAAGGTTAAGTTAGGTTTATGGAATAGCAATTTCAATGTTAAGAATAGAATGAAGCACAACAAAAAAGTAATGAAAAATGTACAAGAATATAACAAAAATCACTCATACAAAAATTGCGGGACAGTCTCTCATAAAAATGTAAGATAAGACTATGTATTATAAATCCATCCCTTTCTCAAATCTCACAtttgcgggagctttgtgcattCGGCtaccttttcctttctttctttttttttttttgaaaaaatatagaCATTCTCATTCTTCTTTGTTATtgctttataaaaaaatttacacAATTTTTTGGTACAAACTATCAAATTCTTTTAACCTTTCTAATTAATAAACATTCCACCAACTAAAAGAAATTTATGCAAAGAACTTAACATACATCATGCGTTTTCTCATCCAAAAAAGACTAAGAATTGTCAGATGATGAACACAAGACCTAACTGCAATTCAGTTGCTCATATTATTATAGATGATGAAACATTGACAGCAATAAAACAGgatagcttaaaaaaaaaaaaaaaaaaaagagaactgGCTAACTAGAAACGACACAAAATCAGCATCCCAAGAGTTAGCAACATGTTGTCATGTTGAGAGAGAGATATGGAGAGAGATTTAAGTAACCTCGGGATTCCTCGGGCGACGTCTAGCTGGGCATCGTGAGGCCCGAACTCTTCGGCGCCCGACGAAGCCTCGATCACCTGTCCGTACTCTTCGAAGGTCGCCGGAGTTGCCTCTATGGCCCTCAGCGTGATCGCAACCGGTGGGTTCGCATCGACGGAGATCCCCATGACTGCAAATAACCACCGACAGATTGATTACTCCCTCAGTCCACTCTTAATCCCCACTCGCAGACCAGCTCCCATTCCCATCTATCGCCTTCGTTTCTGTCGTTTCCGCCGGCTTACTGGATAACAAATGGACGGCCGTGATTTACTCGGGCTAAAAAGGAGACGACGTCGCCTTAGTTTTGAATGGTAAAAAATGACGACGTTTTGCTCTTTTATTGCCTAGAGGTAGATGGTGTCGTTTCGAAGTTGAATTGAGCTGTGAGCTCTTCTTCCTCAATTCTCGTCTCTGAAGCTCTACTCTCAGGACAACGGCTACTGCTCTACTCCGGGACGGCggcaaagccctaaaccccagaGACAAAGGATAGGATGGATCCATCCTCCCTCCCGAAACCTCCATTGAAACCATCCCAAATCATCGAAACCATCACTTCCATTCTCATTGCCGACAACACCCGTCTTCATTCTCTCACCCCATACATCCCCCATCTCACTCCATCCCTAATCCTCTCCATCCTCTCctccaaaaccctagcttctcgTCCCTACACCGTCCTCTCCTTCTTCAAATGGTCCCAACACCACATCCTCAACTTCTCTCGCAATCCCACAGACGCCCTCCCTTCCCTTCTCACTGTCCTCCCTTCCCTTTTCCGCTACAACAAGTTCTCCGATGCCAAATCCCTCATTGTTTATTTCATTACCTCCGATCGCCGCCATGATCTCCTCCGCTCTATCCTCCACACGCCCCGGAACCTCCCCGCCCCGTCAAAAGCCCTCCTCGATACCGCCATTGGGGCCTACGTCCAGTCGGGTCGCCCCCACAATGCCACCCaaattttcaagaaaatgaaGCGGCTCCGCCTCCGCCCAAATCTTCTTACGTGTAATACGCTGCTCAATTCTTTGGTAAGATACCCATCTCTGCATTCAATTTCGTTTTCTAGAGAGATTTTCAATGACGCGATTAAACTGGGGGTTGCTCCAAACACGAGCACTCTTAATATATTGATGTATGGGTATTGTTTGGAGAATAAATTTGAGGATGCTATGGAGTTTCTGAAATCAATGGGAGAATATGGTTGTTCCCCGGATAATGTGACTTACAATACATTATTAGATGCACTGTGTAAGAAGGGTCGGTTGAATGAAGCCCGAGACTTGCTGTTGGATATGAAGAATAGAGGATTGATGCCAAATAGAAATACCTATAATATTTTGGTTTATGGGTATTGTAAGTTGGGGTGGTTGAAGGAAGCAGCTAAGATAATTGAGTTGATGACTCAAAGTAATTTATTGCCGGATATTTGGACCTATAACATGTTGATTAATGGTTTGTGTAATGAGCAAAGAGTGGATGAAGCTTTCAGGCTGCGAGATGAAATGGAGAACTTGAAATTGCTGTCTGATGTCGTCACTTATAACACTTTGATTAATGGGTGTGTTGAGCTGGGAAGAAGTTCACAGGCATTCAGATTGCTAGAAGAGATGAGTGAAAAGGGGGTTAAAATGAATGCTGTCTCCCACAATATAATGGTTAAGTGGTTTTGTCGGGAAGGGAAGATGGATGAAGCAAGGAATGCTGTTCGGAAGATGGAAGAAAGTGGGTTTCCCTCAGATTGCATTACTTACAATACTTTAATTGATGGTTATTGTAAAGTCCGGAACATGGGAGAAGCTTTCAAAATGATGGATGAGATGGGTAGAAAGGGTTTAAAGATGGATAACTTTACCTTAAATACCATTCTTCACACACTCTGTGGGGAGAAGGAGCTTGGCAAGGCCTACGAGTTGCTTAATATTGCTAGTAAGCGGGGTTATTTTCTTGATGCTGTGAGCTATGGCACTTTGATCGTGGGATATTTTAAGGAAGAAAAAGTAGACAAGGCTTTGAAGCTTTGGGATGAGATGAAAGAGAAAGGGGTCATTCCAGATATTGTCACATATAATTCTATAATTGGAGGGCTCTGCAAGTCAGGAAAAACTGAACAAGCAATCAGCAAGTTGAATGAACTTCTAGAGAATGGACTGGTCCCGGATGAAACCACATACAACACAATTATTCATGGGTATTGCCAGAAAGGAGATGTTGAGAAAGCATTTCAATTTCACAACAAAATGGTTGAAAATTCATTCAAACCAGATGTATTTACATGTAATATTCTTCTTTCCGGGCTTTGTAAGGAAGGGATGCTAGAAAAGGCTCTTAAGCTCTTCAACACATGGATCTCAAAAGGGAAAGAAATTGATGCAGTTACCTACAACACATTGATAACAAGCCTATGCAAAGAAGAAAAATTTGAGGATGCTTTTGATCTTCTCACAGAAATGGAGGAAAAGAAACTAGGGCCCGACCATTATACGTATAATGCCATTCTCAGTGCCCTTACTGAGGCAGGTAGGATTAAGGAAGCTGAGGAGTTTATGTCAAAGATGGTTGAAGCAGGTAAATTACCTGATCAGTCCTTACAAAAGGACAAGTGTGAAGATGTGAAGATTAGGGAATTTCAGGAGGAATCTGATCCAAGTTCTATAGCTTACTCAGAGCAGATCAGTAAGCTCTGTACTGGAGGGAGATTCAGGGATGCAGTGCGTGTTTTGGAGGAGCTGACACAAAAAGGAATTGCTGTAAATAAATCTACCTACATTACTTTGATGGATGGGTTCATCAGGCATCGAAAAAGCATATCAAAAGAAGCCTGATAATAGTCCATCATTGTTGAGACAATCCTCTTAACAATGTAAACAGTCGACCTCATCATCTTGTGTCGTGTGAATTCAGCCACTAGTGTACCAGGAAAATGTACAGGTACAAAATTTTCTCTTTTTGGAAATGACAA
This region of Malania oleifera isolate guangnan ecotype guangnan chromosome 10, ASM2987363v1, whole genome shotgun sequence genomic DNA includes:
- the LOC131167105 gene encoding uncharacterized protein LOC131167105 isoform X2, with protein sequence MGISVDANPPVAITLRAIEATPATFEEYGQVIEASSGAEEFGPHDAQLDVARGIPRFYIMHLEGRSRQFFAITHHASVTQCLGSIGGHVWYLGVAKSSMLDSNEIEGDEHGKNVVRSHCGHFYVPPAVSDVCAFRISGPKFLKLNRGTWHAGPLFTADAMDFYNLELSNTNVVDHTTHNFKKENGVMFFIEDE
- the LOC131167105 gene encoding uncharacterized protein LOC131167105 isoform X3 codes for the protein MGISVDANPPVAITLRAIEATPATFEEYGQVIEASSGAEEFGPHDAQLDVARGIPRFYIMHLEGRSRQFFAITHHASVTQCLGSIGGHVWYLGVAKSSMLDSNEIEGDEHGKNVVRSHCGHFYVPPAVSDVCAFRISGPKFLKLNRGTWHAGPLFTADAMDFYNLELSNTNYNKVAHSPPNMNRPFRFSC
- the LOC131167105 gene encoding uncharacterized protein LOC131167105 isoform X1, producing the protein MGISVDANPPVAITLRAIEATPATFEEYGQVIEASSGAEEFGPHDAQLDVARGIPRFYIMHLEGRSRQFFAITHHASVTQCLGSIGGHVWYLGVAKSSMLDSNEIEGDEHGKNVVRSHCGHFYVPPAVSDVCAFRISGPKFLKLNRGTWHAGPLFTADAMDFYNLELSNTNILTVARAITFYLCRYCFQYNKVAHSPPNMNRPFRFSC
- the LOC131167105 gene encoding uncharacterized protein LOC131167105 isoform X4, giving the protein MGISVDANPPVAITLRAIEATPATFEEYGQVIEASSGAEEFGPHDAQLDVARGIPRFYIMHLEGRSRQFFAITHHASVTQCLGSIGGHVWYLGVAKSSMLDSNEIEGDEHGKNVVRSHCGHFYVPPAVSDVCAFRISGPKFLKLNRGTWHAGPLFTADAMDFYNLELSNTNER
- the LOC131167103 gene encoding pentatricopeptide repeat-containing protein At2g16880 → MDPSSLPKPPLKPSQIIETITSILIADNTRLHSLTPYIPHLTPSLILSILSSKTLASRPYTVLSFFKWSQHHILNFSRNPTDALPSLLTVLPSLFRYNKFSDAKSLIVYFITSDRRHDLLRSILHTPRNLPAPSKALLDTAIGAYVQSGRPHNATQIFKKMKRLRLRPNLLTCNTLLNSLVRYPSLHSISFSREIFNDAIKLGVAPNTSTLNILMYGYCLENKFEDAMEFLKSMGEYGCSPDNVTYNTLLDALCKKGRLNEARDLLLDMKNRGLMPNRNTYNILVYGYCKLGWLKEAAKIIELMTQSNLLPDIWTYNMLINGLCNEQRVDEAFRLRDEMENLKLLSDVVTYNTLINGCVELGRSSQAFRLLEEMSEKGVKMNAVSHNIMVKWFCREGKMDEARNAVRKMEESGFPSDCITYNTLIDGYCKVRNMGEAFKMMDEMGRKGLKMDNFTLNTILHTLCGEKELGKAYELLNIASKRGYFLDAVSYGTLIVGYFKEEKVDKALKLWDEMKEKGVIPDIVTYNSIIGGLCKSGKTEQAISKLNELLENGLVPDETTYNTIIHGYCQKGDVEKAFQFHNKMVENSFKPDVFTCNILLSGLCKEGMLEKALKLFNTWISKGKEIDAVTYNTLITSLCKEEKFEDAFDLLTEMEEKKLGPDHYTYNAILSALTEAGRIKEAEEFMSKMVEAGKLPDQSLQKDKCEDVKIREFQEESDPSSIAYSEQISKLCTGGRFRDAVRVLEELTQKGIAVNKSTYITLMDGFIRHRKSISKEA